In a single window of the Desulfovibrio sp. ZJ209 genome:
- a CDS encoding type ISP restriction/modification enzyme codes for MAATLFTLLSDFAAGASSKLKLAGAGEPEDQLRAPLEKFFQTAGKMFGMTVLCEGEFHIRDIGRPDYAIYANGVLSGYIEIKKPGKGADPDRYRRHDKKQWESFRALPNILYTDGNEWALYQNGQRRGDIIRLYGDIVELGKKAVREGDAVALEPIVRDFLTWEPVVPRDARSLAKLLAPLCGLLRDEVAAFLKKEGSPFSLLYSEWKTTLFPGQSAQRFADAYAQTVTFSLLLANAEGGNVLDLRDAEKALAAGHALLAKALKIFTDNLHACELPVSLAILQRIVGAIPPSGVKATDKDPWLYFYEDFLAVYDPRLRKDSGSYYTPVEAVQAMTRLTAHILVERMEKPHGFAAPDVMTLDPAAGTGTFLLSIIAETLTPLAEKMGPGAAASYADTLAKHLYGFELQVGPYAVAQLRLTRALKEFGALLPADGPQVYLTDTLESPDSTPQFPSLLSRELSEQHKKALTVKKDTHILVCIGNPPYDRHEAAVGTNRKETGGWVRWGNEDVDGAFRAETALLESFAAPVRQAGHGTQLKNLYNQYVYFWRWALWKVFEQEKGSPGIVTFITASSFLEGPAFAGMRAAMRRLCHEVFIIDLGGEGRGSRKEENIFNIQTPVCITLAVRHGKKDESTAGVVHYTRIEGNRKKKLGELRNIQDISSLHWQKCPAGWEANFTLKMLGEYFSFPLLMDIFPWQQSGVQFKRTWPISPDVITLKERWNELLLTNNRRLAFKETRDRKIDSQYKKFLGIDDIPIGMLPKSQSNPNPIIRHYGYRSFDSQYCFCDNRLCDYLRDVLWATHSPKQIYFATLSTTKLSRGPALTLSANVPDLDYFRGSYGAKNILPLYRDVAGTEPNILPSLLDFLETVYKHPVTPGDLAAYVYAVLAHNAFTEKFHLELASREIRVPLTKDAELFLRAVELGRRLIWLHSYGERMARNGVKKGDIPVGSAKCLKAVSGAPEEYPETFSYNESARTLMVGTGEFAPVSPAVYHFEVSGLKVVQSWLNYRMKEKSGRKSSPLDDIRPLRWTAEYTEGLLRLLWVLEATLDTYPAQKALLDEILAGDMFTADELPPAPEASRKAPGIKKTVRVVQKSLLS; via the coding sequence ATGGCCGCCACTCTTTTTACGCTCTTGTCTGATTTCGCCGCCGGGGCCTCTTCCAAGCTGAAACTTGCCGGGGCCGGAGAGCCCGAGGACCAGCTTCGCGCCCCGCTGGAAAAATTTTTCCAGACGGCAGGCAAGATGTTTGGGATGACGGTGCTTTGTGAAGGGGAATTTCATATTCGGGACATTGGCAGGCCGGATTATGCCATTTATGCCAATGGGGTGTTGAGCGGCTATATCGAAATCAAAAAGCCTGGCAAAGGGGCTGACCCCGACCGTTACCGCAGGCATGACAAAAAACAGTGGGAGAGCTTCAGGGCCCTCCCCAATATTCTTTATACCGATGGGAATGAATGGGCTCTCTACCAGAATGGACAACGGCGGGGGGACATTATCCGTCTTTACGGGGATATTGTTGAGCTTGGAAAAAAGGCGGTGAGGGAGGGGGATGCTGTCGCCCTGGAACCGATAGTACGGGATTTTTTGACATGGGAACCTGTCGTTCCACGGGATGCAAGAAGCCTTGCCAAGCTGCTGGCACCGCTTTGCGGCCTGTTGCGCGATGAAGTTGCTGCTTTTTTGAAAAAAGAGGGCTCTCCCTTTTCCCTCCTGTACTCGGAGTGGAAAACCACCCTGTTTCCCGGCCAAAGCGCCCAACGTTTTGCGGACGCATACGCCCAAACAGTGACCTTTTCCCTGTTGCTGGCAAATGCCGAAGGTGGAAACGTGCTTGACTTGCGCGATGCCGAGAAGGCCCTTGCCGCAGGCCATGCGCTCCTCGCCAAGGCGCTGAAAATTTTTACAGACAATCTGCATGCCTGTGAATTGCCCGTTTCACTGGCCATTTTGCAGAGGATAGTGGGGGCAATCCCGCCATCCGGGGTCAAGGCGACCGACAAGGACCCCTGGCTTTATTTCTACGAAGATTTTTTGGCCGTCTACGACCCCCGGCTGCGGAAAGATTCCGGTTCCTATTATACCCCTGTGGAAGCAGTACAGGCCATGACGCGCCTGACGGCGCATATCCTCGTGGAGCGCATGGAAAAGCCGCACGGGTTTGCGGCCCCTGATGTAATGACCCTTGACCCGGCCGCGGGCACGGGAACTTTTCTCCTCAGCATCATTGCAGAAACGCTCACACCCCTGGCCGAAAAGATGGGGCCGGGAGCCGCGGCAAGCTATGCGGACACCCTTGCCAAGCACCTCTATGGGTTTGAATTGCAGGTGGGGCCCTATGCTGTGGCCCAGTTGCGGTTGACGCGCGCCCTGAAAGAATTTGGCGCACTTTTGCCGGCGGACGGCCCGCAGGTGTATTTGACCGATACCCTGGAATCCCCGGACAGTACGCCCCAGTTCCCCTCCCTGCTCTCGAGGGAGCTTTCGGAACAACATAAAAAGGCTCTTACCGTAAAAAAAGACACGCATATTTTGGTTTGCATCGGCAACCCTCCCTATGACAGGCATGAGGCTGCCGTTGGCACGAACCGCAAGGAGACGGGCGGCTGGGTGCGCTGGGGCAATGAGGATGTTGATGGCGCCTTCCGTGCCGAGACGGCCCTGCTGGAGAGCTTTGCGGCACCGGTGCGGCAGGCCGGGCACGGCACCCAACTGAAAAATCTGTACAACCAGTATGTCTATTTCTGGCGCTGGGCGCTGTGGAAAGTTTTTGAGCAGGAAAAAGGAAGCCCGGGCATCGTCACCTTCATTACGGCGTCGTCCTTCCTGGAGGGTCCGGCCTTTGCGGGAATGCGCGCGGCCATGCGGCGCCTGTGCCATGAGGTCTTTATCATCGACCTCGGCGGCGAAGGCCGGGGCTCCCGCAAGGAAGAAAACATTTTCAATATCCAGACGCCCGTCTGCATTACTCTAGCGGTCCGTCATGGGAAAAAAGATGAAAGTACGGCCGGTGTCGTCCACTATACCCGCATTGAAGGAAACAGGAAGAAAAAACTTGGTGAATTGCGAAATATCCAAGACATTTCCAGCCTGCACTGGCAAAAGTGCCCTGCAGGATGGGAAGCGAATTTTACCCTCAAAATGCTAGGGGAATATTTTTCTTTTCCCTTGTTGATGGATATTTTCCCTTGGCAACAGTCAGGTGTTCAATTCAAACGAACATGGCCCATCTCTCCTGATGTAATAACGCTTAAGGAGCGGTGGAACGAACTTCTCTTAACAAATAATCGTAGATTAGCCTTTAAAGAAACGCGTGATAGGAAAATAGATTCTCAATATAAAAAATTTTTAGGTATTGATGATATCCCTATAGGAATGCTTCCAAAGTCTCAATCAAACCCCAATCCAATAATTAGACATTATGGCTATCGTTCATTTGATTCTCAGTATTGTTTCTGTGATAATAGACTATGCGATTATTTGCGAGATGTGCTTTGGGCCACCCATAGTCCTAAACAGATATATTTTGCCACACTCTCGACCACTAAACTGTCACGCGGGCCGGCCCTCACATTGAGCGCGAATGTCCCGGATCTTGATTATTTTCGCGGATCTTACGGGGCAAAAAACATTCTTCCCCTCTACCGGGATGTCGCCGGGACGGAGCCTAATATATTGCCAAGCTTGCTGGACTTTTTGGAGACCGTCTATAAACATCCCGTCACACCCGGAGACCTGGCGGCCTATGTTTATGCGGTGCTCGCGCACAACGCCTTTACCGAAAAATTCCACCTCGAGCTTGCAAGCCGCGAAATCCGCGTACCCCTGACAAAAGATGCGGAACTTTTCCTGCGCGCCGTCGAACTGGGGCGCCGGCTCATCTGGCTGCACAGCTACGGGGAGCGGATGGCCCGGAATGGCGTGAAAAAAGGGGATATCCCCGTCGGGAGCGCCAAATGCCTGAAGGCCGTGTCCGGGGCGCCCGAGGAATACCCGGAGACCTTTTCCTACAATGAGAGCGCAAGGACCCTCATGGTGGGCACAGGGGAGTTCGCGCCGGTGAGTCCGGCGGTGTATCATTTTGAAGTTTCGGGCCTGAAGGTGGTTCAGTCGTGGCTGAACTATCGCATGAAAGAGAAATCCGGCCGCAAGTCCTCGCCACTGGACGACATCCGCCCACTGCGCTGGACGGCGGAATATACGGAAGGCTTGCTCCGCCTCCTGTGGGTACTGGAGGCCACCCTGGACACCTATCCGGCCCAGAAGGCGCTTCTGGACGAAATCCTGGCCGGGGACATGTTTACGGCTGATGAACTGCCGCCGGCGCCCGAAGCCTCACGAAAGGCGCCCGGCATCAAAAAAACGGTCCGTGTCGTGCAGAAAAGCTTGTTGTCGTGA